Proteins found in one Zea mays cultivar B73 chromosome 1, Zm-B73-REFERENCE-NAM-5.0, whole genome shotgun sequence genomic segment:
- the LOC100273582 gene encoding DNA topoisomerase 3-alpha-like isoform X2 has protein sequence MQPDGGGAIRVLNVAEKPSVAKAVAEILSRRSAQSRAGRSQYNRIFEFNYAINGRACHMLVTSVTGHLMELEFDDRFRRWHSCDPAELFHAPVRKSVPQDKQAIKQTLEEEARRCQWLVLWLDCDREGENIAYEVIDVCTRANSHLNIWRARFSALIDREIHESVQHLGRPNKLFADAVDARQEIDLRIGASFTRFQTMLLKDAFVIDVTGDERSLVLSYGPCQFPTLGFIVERFWEIQAHEPEEFWTINCTHTSDEGTASFGWIRGHLFDYSCAISIYEMCVSEPMATVQNVRNQEKLKYPPYPLSTVELQKRASRYFRMSSEHTMKVAEELYQAGFISYPRTETDNFSPNTDLHAIVREQVNHPVWGAYAQRLLNPEARLWRNPSNGGHDDKAHPPIHPTKFSEGERNWSPDHTRLYEFVVRHFLACCSQPAVGAETTVEIDIAGEQFNASGRVILAFVPTTLTLDSGVTRPPPLLAEADLLSCMDKAGIGTDATMHDHIKKLLDRCYATKDENTRFSPTNLGEALVMGYDEMGYELWKPYLRSMMEADMKSVSVGTKSKSEVLESCLQQMKACFLDARVKKAKLLDAMGTFFARSNRPINETQNPVEVVRPCGACNGSEMLLKRRASGEFMVGCRSYPQCRNVVWLPGSLSEAAVTNQVCPICAPGPVYKIQFKFRRRDIPPNFDVDHLGCVGGCDDILKDLMEISRFGSRSQAATPARGPTPNGVGQGTPRQDLHTIFRPASQLNNDNPSVMHSQGFRSTHTQNPSNASDAGQVLCTSCGALCISRIANTEANRGRRFYKCQDPGCGFFKWEDEVDNGTGRGRRGRGSSRQASASASAGRRGGGRRGRGRNADGGMFVSATGDTVLGCCFNCGDPSHFANACPNRR, from the exons ATGCAgcccgacggcggcggcgcgatTCGCGTGCTGAACGTGGCGGAGAAGCCGTCGGTGGCGAAGGCAGTGGCTGAGATCCTGTCGCGCCGCTCGGCGCAGTCGCGTGCGGGCCGGTCCCAGTACAACCGCATTTTCGAGTTcaactacgccatcaatggccgcGCCTGCCACATGCTCGTCACCTCCGTCACGGGCCACCTCATGGAACTCGAATTCGATGACCGCTTCCGCCGCTGGCACTCCTGCGACCCCGCCGAACTTTTCCACGCCCCAGTCCGCAAGTCCGTGCCCCAG GACAAGCAGGCCATAAAACAAACTTTGGAAGAAGAAGCTAGGAGATGCCAGTGGCTGGTGCTATGGCTTGATTGTGATAGAGAGGGTGAGAACATAGCATATGAAGTGATCGATGTTTGTACACGTGCCAACAGTCATCTTAACATTTGGAGGGCTCGCTTCTCAGCTTTGATTGATAG GGAGATACATGAATCTGTGCAACATCTTGGCAGGCCCAACAAGCTCTTTGCAGATGCTGTGGATGCAAGACAG GAAATTGACCTTCGCATTGGTGCCTCCTTCACAAGGTTTCAAACCATGCTGTTAAAGGATGCATTTGTAATTGATGTGACTGGGGATGAGAGAAGTTTGGTTCTGAGCTATGGTCCTTGTCAG TTTCCAACCCTAGGATTCATTGTTGAGCGTTTCTGGGAGATTCAAGCTCATGAACCTGAAGAGTTCTGGACAATAAATTGTACTCATACTTCAGATGAAGGCACTGCATCTTTTGGTTGGAT ACGTGGTCATTTGTTTGATTATTCATGTGCTATTAGTATCTATGAAATGTGTGTTTCAGAACCAATGGCAACA GTACAAAATGTTAGGAATCAAGAGAAGCTAAAATACCCCCCATATCCACTAAGTACAGTGGAGCTTCAGAAACGTGCTTCTAGGTACTTTAGAATGAGTTCAGAGCACACAATGAAG GTGGCTGAAGAACTTTATCAAGCTGGATTCATTAGTTATCCGAGGACAGAAACTGATAACTTCTCCCCAAACACTGACCTGCAT GCAATCGTACGTGAACAAGTGAATCATCCAGTTTGGGGAGCATATGCTCAGCGACTTCTAAATCCTGAAGCAAGACTTTGGAGGAATCCCAGTAATGGTGGTCATGATGACAAGGCACATCCTCCTATTCATCCAACCAAATTTTCAGAAGGTGAAAGAAACTGGAGTCCAGACCACACT AGATTGTATGAGTTTGTTGTCCGACATTTCCTTGCATGTTGCTCTCAACCGGCCGTTGGAGCTGAAACAACTGTGGAAATTGACATAGCTGGTGAACAGTTTAATGCATCAGGGCGTGTCATACTTGCT TTTGTTCCGACAACTTTAACACTTGATTCTGGAGTGACTCGGCCACCGCCTCTTCTGGCTGAAGCCGACCTTCTTAGCTGTATGGATAAA GCAGGAATTGGCACTGATGCAACCATGCATGATCACATAAAAAAGTTGCTTGACCGTTGTTATGCAACCAAAGATGAAAACACACGTTTCTCCCCGACAAATCTT GGTGAGGCATTGGTGATGGGTTATGATGAAATGGG GTATGAGCTTTGGAAGCCTTATTTAAGATCAATGATGGAAGCTGATATGAAATCAGTTAGCGTGGGTACTAAGAGTAAATCAGAAGTACTTGAGAGTTGTTTGCAGCAGATGAAGGCCTGTTTTCTTGAC GCAAGGGTGAAGAAAGCAAAACTCCTTGATGCAATGGGGACATTCTTTGCAAG GTCTAATAGGCCTATAAATGAAACTCAAAATCCAGTAGAGGTTGTGAGGCCTTGTGGTGCATGCAATGGATCTGAAATGTTGCTTAAGCGAAGGGCG AGTGGTGAATTTATGGTTGGGTGCCGAAGTTATCCACAA TGTAGAAACGTGGTATGGCTCCCAGGATCTCTTTCAGAAGCGGCTGTAACTAATCAAGTTTGTCCTATCTGCGCACCAG GCCCTGTTTATAAGATTCAATTCAAGTTCCGTCGGAGGGATATTCCACCAAATTTCGATGTTGATCACCTAG GTTGTGTTGGTGGTTGTGATGATATCCTCAAAGACCTTATGGAGATAAGTAGGTTTGGAAGTCGCAGCCAGGCTGCAACACCAG CAAGAGGACCAACACCAAATGGTGTGGGTCAGGGGACTCCAAGACAGGATTTACATACTATTTTTCGTCCGGCAAGCCAGCTTAATAATGATAACCCATCGGTTATGCATTCTCAAGGTTTCCGTTCAACCCATACCCAAAATCCAAGTAATGCATCAG ATGCAGGTCAAGTGCTGTGCACCTCATGTGGAGCGCTTTGCATATCACGAATTGCTAATACAGAGGCTAACAGGGGGAGGAGGTTCTACAAATGTCAAGATCCTGGCTGTGGCTTCTTCAA ATGGGAAGACGAAGTGGACAATGGTACGGGGAGAGGCCGCCGTGGGCGCGGCAGCAGCAGGCAGGCGTCTGCGTCTGCATCTGCAGGACGGAGAGGCGGAGGCCGGAGAGGCAGAGGCCGTAACGCTGACGGCGGGATGTTCGTTTCAGCGACGGGCGACACCGTGCTCGGCTGCTGCTTTAACTGCGGCGATCCTTCCCACTTCGCAAACGCCTGCCCGAACCGGAGATAG
- the LOC100273582 gene encoding DNA topoisomerase 3-alpha-like isoform X1 codes for MQPDGGGAIRVLNVAEKPSVAKAVAEILSRRSAQSRAGRSQYNRIFEFNYAINGRACHMLVTSVTGHLMELEFDDRFRRWHSCDPAELFHAPVRKSVPQDKQAIKQTLEEEARRCQWLVLWLDCDREGENIAYEVIDVCTRANSHLNIWRARFSALIDREIHESVQHLGRPNKLFADAVDARQEIDLRIGASFTRFQTMLLKDAFVIDVTGDERSLVLSYGPCQFPTLGFIVERFWEIQAHEPEEFWTINCTHTSDEGTASFGWIRGHLFDYSCAISIYEMCVSEPMATVQNVRNQEKLKYPPYPLSTVELQKRASRYFRMSSEHTMKVAEELYQAGFISYPRTETDNFSPNTDLHAIVREQVNHPVWGAYAQRLLNPEARLWRNPSNGGHDDKAHPPIHPTKFSEGERNWSPDHTRLYEFVVRHFLACCSQPAVGAETTVEIDIAGEQFNASGRVILAKNYLDVYRFDSWGGTLLPTYNIGQQFVPTTLTLDSGVTRPPPLLAEADLLSCMDKAGIGTDATMHDHIKKLLDRCYATKDENTRFSPTNLGEALVMGYDEMGYELWKPYLRSMMEADMKSVSVGTKSKSEVLESCLQQMKACFLDARVKKAKLLDAMGTFFARSNRPINETQNPVEVVRPCGACNGSEMLLKRRASGEFMVGCRSYPQCRNVVWLPGSLSEAAVTNQVCPICAPGPVYKIQFKFRRRDIPPNFDVDHLGCVGGCDDILKDLMEISRFGSRSQAATPARGPTPNGVGQGTPRQDLHTIFRPASQLNNDNPSVMHSQGFRSTHTQNPSNASGQVLCTSCGALCISRIANTEANRGRRFYKCQDPGCGFFKWEDEVDNGTGRGRRGRGSSRQASASASAGRRGGGRRGRGRNADGGMFVSATGDTVLGCCFNCGDPSHFANACPNRR; via the exons ATGCAgcccgacggcggcggcgcgatTCGCGTGCTGAACGTGGCGGAGAAGCCGTCGGTGGCGAAGGCAGTGGCTGAGATCCTGTCGCGCCGCTCGGCGCAGTCGCGTGCGGGCCGGTCCCAGTACAACCGCATTTTCGAGTTcaactacgccatcaatggccgcGCCTGCCACATGCTCGTCACCTCCGTCACGGGCCACCTCATGGAACTCGAATTCGATGACCGCTTCCGCCGCTGGCACTCCTGCGACCCCGCCGAACTTTTCCACGCCCCAGTCCGCAAGTCCGTGCCCCAG GACAAGCAGGCCATAAAACAAACTTTGGAAGAAGAAGCTAGGAGATGCCAGTGGCTGGTGCTATGGCTTGATTGTGATAGAGAGGGTGAGAACATAGCATATGAAGTGATCGATGTTTGTACACGTGCCAACAGTCATCTTAACATTTGGAGGGCTCGCTTCTCAGCTTTGATTGATAG GGAGATACATGAATCTGTGCAACATCTTGGCAGGCCCAACAAGCTCTTTGCAGATGCTGTGGATGCAAGACAG GAAATTGACCTTCGCATTGGTGCCTCCTTCACAAGGTTTCAAACCATGCTGTTAAAGGATGCATTTGTAATTGATGTGACTGGGGATGAGAGAAGTTTGGTTCTGAGCTATGGTCCTTGTCAG TTTCCAACCCTAGGATTCATTGTTGAGCGTTTCTGGGAGATTCAAGCTCATGAACCTGAAGAGTTCTGGACAATAAATTGTACTCATACTTCAGATGAAGGCACTGCATCTTTTGGTTGGAT ACGTGGTCATTTGTTTGATTATTCATGTGCTATTAGTATCTATGAAATGTGTGTTTCAGAACCAATGGCAACA GTACAAAATGTTAGGAATCAAGAGAAGCTAAAATACCCCCCATATCCACTAAGTACAGTGGAGCTTCAGAAACGTGCTTCTAGGTACTTTAGAATGAGTTCAGAGCACACAATGAAG GTGGCTGAAGAACTTTATCAAGCTGGATTCATTAGTTATCCGAGGACAGAAACTGATAACTTCTCCCCAAACACTGACCTGCAT GCAATCGTACGTGAACAAGTGAATCATCCAGTTTGGGGAGCATATGCTCAGCGACTTCTAAATCCTGAAGCAAGACTTTGGAGGAATCCCAGTAATGGTGGTCATGATGACAAGGCACATCCTCCTATTCATCCAACCAAATTTTCAGAAGGTGAAAGAAACTGGAGTCCAGACCACACT AGATTGTATGAGTTTGTTGTCCGACATTTCCTTGCATGTTGCTCTCAACCGGCCGTTGGAGCTGAAACAACTGTGGAAATTGACATAGCTGGTGAACAGTTTAATGCATCAGGGCGTGTCATACTTGCT AAAAATTATCTGGATGTTTACCGCTTTGACTCATGGGGTGGAACGTTACTTCCAACATACAACATTGGGCAGCAG TTTGTTCCGACAACTTTAACACTTGATTCTGGAGTGACTCGGCCACCGCCTCTTCTGGCTGAAGCCGACCTTCTTAGCTGTATGGATAAA GCAGGAATTGGCACTGATGCAACCATGCATGATCACATAAAAAAGTTGCTTGACCGTTGTTATGCAACCAAAGATGAAAACACACGTTTCTCCCCGACAAATCTT GGTGAGGCATTGGTGATGGGTTATGATGAAATGGG GTATGAGCTTTGGAAGCCTTATTTAAGATCAATGATGGAAGCTGATATGAAATCAGTTAGCGTGGGTACTAAGAGTAAATCAGAAGTACTTGAGAGTTGTTTGCAGCAGATGAAGGCCTGTTTTCTTGAC GCAAGGGTGAAGAAAGCAAAACTCCTTGATGCAATGGGGACATTCTTTGCAAG GTCTAATAGGCCTATAAATGAAACTCAAAATCCAGTAGAGGTTGTGAGGCCTTGTGGTGCATGCAATGGATCTGAAATGTTGCTTAAGCGAAGGGCG AGTGGTGAATTTATGGTTGGGTGCCGAAGTTATCCACAA TGTAGAAACGTGGTATGGCTCCCAGGATCTCTTTCAGAAGCGGCTGTAACTAATCAAGTTTGTCCTATCTGCGCACCAG GCCCTGTTTATAAGATTCAATTCAAGTTCCGTCGGAGGGATATTCCACCAAATTTCGATGTTGATCACCTAG GTTGTGTTGGTGGTTGTGATGATATCCTCAAAGACCTTATGGAGATAAGTAGGTTTGGAAGTCGCAGCCAGGCTGCAACACCAG CAAGAGGACCAACACCAAATGGTGTGGGTCAGGGGACTCCAAGACAGGATTTACATACTATTTTTCGTCCGGCAAGCCAGCTTAATAATGATAACCCATCGGTTATGCATTCTCAAGGTTTCCGTTCAACCCATACCCAAAATCCAAGTAATGCATCAG GTCAAGTGCTGTGCACCTCATGTGGAGCGCTTTGCATATCACGAATTGCTAATACAGAGGCTAACAGGGGGAGGAGGTTCTACAAATGTCAAGATCCTGGCTGTGGCTTCTTCAA ATGGGAAGACGAAGTGGACAATGGTACGGGGAGAGGCCGCCGTGGGCGCGGCAGCAGCAGGCAGGCGTCTGCGTCTGCATCTGCAGGACGGAGAGGCGGAGGCCGGAGAGGCAGAGGCCGTAACGCTGACGGCGGGATGTTCGTTTCAGCGACGGGCGACACCGTGCTCGGCTGCTGCTTTAACTGCGGCGATCCTTCCCACTTCGCAAACGCCTGCCCGAACCGGAGATAG
- the LOC100273582 gene encoding DNA topoisomerase 3-alpha-like, which produces MQPDGGGAIRVLNVAEKPSVAKAVAEILSRRSAQSRAGRSQYNRIFEFNYAINGRACHMLVTSVTGHLMELEFDDRFRRWHSCDPAELFHAPVRKSVPQDKQAIKQTLEEEARRCQWLVLWLDCDREGENIAYEVIDVCTRANSHLNIWRARFSALIDREIHESVQHLGRPNKLFADAVDARQEIDLRIGASFTRFQTMLLKDAFVIDVTGDERSLVLSYGPCQFPTLGFIVERFWEIQAHEPEEFWTINCTHTSDEGTASFGWIRGHLFDYSCAISIYEMCVSEPMATVQNVRNQEKLKYPPYPLSTVELQKRASRYFRMSSEHTMKVAEELYQAGFISYPRTETDNFSPNTDLHAIVREQVNHPVWGAYAQRLLNPEARLWRNPSNGGHDDKAHPPIHPTKFSEGERNWSPDHTRLYEFVVRHFLACCSQPAVGAETTVEIDIAGEQFNASGRVILAKNYLDVYRFDSWGGTLLPTYNIGQQFVPTTLTLDSGVTRPPPLLAEADLLSCMDKAGIGTDATMHDHIKKLLDRCYATKDENTRFSPTNLGEALVMGYDEMGYELWKPYLRSMMEADMKSVSVGTKSKSEVLESCLQQMKACFLDARVKKAKLLDAMGTFFARSNRPINETQNPVEVVRPCGACNGSEMLLKRRASGEFMVGCRSYPQCRNVVWLPGSLSEAAVTNQVCPICAPGPVYKIQFKFRRRDIPPNFDVDHLGCVGGCDDILKDLMEISRFGSRSQAATPARGPTPNGVGQGTPRQDLHTIFRPASQLNNDNPSVMHSQGFRSTHTQNPSNASDAGQVLCTSCGALCISRIANTEANRGRRFYKCQDPGCGFFKWEDEVDNGTGRGRRGRGSSRQASASASAGRRGGGRRGRGRNADGGMFVSATGDTVLGCCFNCGDPSHFANACPNRR; this is translated from the exons ATGCAgcccgacggcggcggcgcgatTCGCGTGCTGAACGTGGCGGAGAAGCCGTCGGTGGCGAAGGCAGTGGCTGAGATCCTGTCGCGCCGCTCGGCGCAGTCGCGTGCGGGCCGGTCCCAGTACAACCGCATTTTCGAGTTcaactacgccatcaatggccgcGCCTGCCACATGCTCGTCACCTCCGTCACGGGCCACCTCATGGAACTCGAATTCGATGACCGCTTCCGCCGCTGGCACTCCTGCGACCCCGCCGAACTTTTCCACGCCCCAGTCCGCAAGTCCGTGCCCCAG GACAAGCAGGCCATAAAACAAACTTTGGAAGAAGAAGCTAGGAGATGCCAGTGGCTGGTGCTATGGCTTGATTGTGATAGAGAGGGTGAGAACATAGCATATGAAGTGATCGATGTTTGTACACGTGCCAACAGTCATCTTAACATTTGGAGGGCTCGCTTCTCAGCTTTGATTGATAG GGAGATACATGAATCTGTGCAACATCTTGGCAGGCCCAACAAGCTCTTTGCAGATGCTGTGGATGCAAGACAG GAAATTGACCTTCGCATTGGTGCCTCCTTCACAAGGTTTCAAACCATGCTGTTAAAGGATGCATTTGTAATTGATGTGACTGGGGATGAGAGAAGTTTGGTTCTGAGCTATGGTCCTTGTCAG TTTCCAACCCTAGGATTCATTGTTGAGCGTTTCTGGGAGATTCAAGCTCATGAACCTGAAGAGTTCTGGACAATAAATTGTACTCATACTTCAGATGAAGGCACTGCATCTTTTGGTTGGAT ACGTGGTCATTTGTTTGATTATTCATGTGCTATTAGTATCTATGAAATGTGTGTTTCAGAACCAATGGCAACA GTACAAAATGTTAGGAATCAAGAGAAGCTAAAATACCCCCCATATCCACTAAGTACAGTGGAGCTTCAGAAACGTGCTTCTAGGTACTTTAGAATGAGTTCAGAGCACACAATGAAG GTGGCTGAAGAACTTTATCAAGCTGGATTCATTAGTTATCCGAGGACAGAAACTGATAACTTCTCCCCAAACACTGACCTGCAT GCAATCGTACGTGAACAAGTGAATCATCCAGTTTGGGGAGCATATGCTCAGCGACTTCTAAATCCTGAAGCAAGACTTTGGAGGAATCCCAGTAATGGTGGTCATGATGACAAGGCACATCCTCCTATTCATCCAACCAAATTTTCAGAAGGTGAAAGAAACTGGAGTCCAGACCACACT AGATTGTATGAGTTTGTTGTCCGACATTTCCTTGCATGTTGCTCTCAACCGGCCGTTGGAGCTGAAACAACTGTGGAAATTGACATAGCTGGTGAACAGTTTAATGCATCAGGGCGTGTCATACTTGCT AAAAATTATCTGGATGTTTACCGCTTTGACTCATGGGGTGGAACGTTACTTCCAACATACAACATTGGGCAGCAG TTTGTTCCGACAACTTTAACACTTGATTCTGGAGTGACTCGGCCACCGCCTCTTCTGGCTGAAGCCGACCTTCTTAGCTGTATGGATAAA GCAGGAATTGGCACTGATGCAACCATGCATGATCACATAAAAAAGTTGCTTGACCGTTGTTATGCAACCAAAGATGAAAACACACGTTTCTCCCCGACAAATCTT GGTGAGGCATTGGTGATGGGTTATGATGAAATGGG GTATGAGCTTTGGAAGCCTTATTTAAGATCAATGATGGAAGCTGATATGAAATCAGTTAGCGTGGGTACTAAGAGTAAATCAGAAGTACTTGAGAGTTGTTTGCAGCAGATGAAGGCCTGTTTTCTTGAC GCAAGGGTGAAGAAAGCAAAACTCCTTGATGCAATGGGGACATTCTTTGCAAG GTCTAATAGGCCTATAAATGAAACTCAAAATCCAGTAGAGGTTGTGAGGCCTTGTGGTGCATGCAATGGATCTGAAATGTTGCTTAAGCGAAGGGCG AGTGGTGAATTTATGGTTGGGTGCCGAAGTTATCCACAA TGTAGAAACGTGGTATGGCTCCCAGGATCTCTTTCAGAAGCGGCTGTAACTAATCAAGTTTGTCCTATCTGCGCACCAG GCCCTGTTTATAAGATTCAATTCAAGTTCCGTCGGAGGGATATTCCACCAAATTTCGATGTTGATCACCTAG GTTGTGTTGGTGGTTGTGATGATATCCTCAAAGACCTTATGGAGATAAGTAGGTTTGGAAGTCGCAGCCAGGCTGCAACACCAG CAAGAGGACCAACACCAAATGGTGTGGGTCAGGGGACTCCAAGACAGGATTTACATACTATTTTTCGTCCGGCAAGCCAGCTTAATAATGATAACCCATCGGTTATGCATTCTCAAGGTTTCCGTTCAACCCATACCCAAAATCCAAGTAATGCATCAG ATGCAGGTCAAGTGCTGTGCACCTCATGTGGAGCGCTTTGCATATCACGAATTGCTAATACAGAGGCTAACAGGGGGAGGAGGTTCTACAAATGTCAAGATCCTGGCTGTGGCTTCTTCAA ATGGGAAGACGAAGTGGACAATGGTACGGGGAGAGGCCGCCGTGGGCGCGGCAGCAGCAGGCAGGCGTCTGCGTCTGCATCTGCAGGACGGAGAGGCGGAGGCCGGAGAGGCAGAGGCCGTAACGCTGACGGCGGGATGTTCGTTTCAGCGACGGGCGACACCGTGCTCGGCTGCTGCTTTAACTGCGGCGATCCTTCCCACTTCGCAAACGCCTGCCCGAACCGGAGATAG
- the LOC100273582 gene encoding DNA topoisomerase 3-alpha-like isoform X3, producing the protein MQDKQAIKQTLEEEARRCQWLVLWLDCDREGENIAYEVIDVCTRANSHLNIWRARFSALIDREIHESVQHLGRPNKLFADAVDARQEIDLRIGASFTRFQTMLLKDAFVIDVTGDERSLVLSYGPCQFPTLGFIVERFWEIQAHEPEEFWTINCTHTSDEGTASFGWIRGHLFDYSCAISIYEMCVSEPMATVQNVRNQEKLKYPPYPLSTVELQKRASRYFRMSSEHTMKVAEELYQAGFISYPRTETDNFSPNTDLHAIVREQVNHPVWGAYAQRLLNPEARLWRNPSNGGHDDKAHPPIHPTKFSEGERNWSPDHTRLYEFVVRHFLACCSQPAVGAETTVEIDIAGEQFNASGRVILAKNYLDVYRFDSWGGTLLPTYNIGQQFVPTTLTLDSGVTRPPPLLAEADLLSCMDKAGIGTDATMHDHIKKLLDRCYATKDENTRFSPTNLGEALVMGYDEMGYELWKPYLRSMMEADMKSVSVGTKSKSEVLESCLQQMKACFLDARVKKAKLLDAMGTFFARSNRPINETQNPVEVVRPCGACNGSEMLLKRRASGEFMVGCRSYPQCRNVVWLPGSLSEAAVTNQVCPICAPGPVYKIQFKFRRRDIPPNFDVDHLGCVGGCDDILKDLMEISRFGSRSQAATPARGPTPNGVGQGTPRQDLHTIFRPASQLNNDNPSVMHSQGFRSTHTQNPSNASDAGQVLCTSCGALCISRIANTEANRGRRFYKCQDPGCGFFKWEDEVDNGTGRGRRGRGSSRQASASASAGRRGGGRRGRGRNADGGMFVSATGDTVLGCCFNCGDPSHFANACPNRR; encoded by the exons ATGCAGGACAAGCAGGCCATAAAACAAACTTTGGAAGAAGAAGCTAGGAGATGCCAGTGGCTGGTGCTATGGCTTGATTGTGATAGAGAGGGTGAGAACATAGCATATGAAGTGATCGATGTTTGTACACGTGCCAACAGTCATCTTAACATTTGGAGGGCTCGCTTCTCAGCTTTGATTGATAG GGAGATACATGAATCTGTGCAACATCTTGGCAGGCCCAACAAGCTCTTTGCAGATGCTGTGGATGCAAGACAG GAAATTGACCTTCGCATTGGTGCCTCCTTCACAAGGTTTCAAACCATGCTGTTAAAGGATGCATTTGTAATTGATGTGACTGGGGATGAGAGAAGTTTGGTTCTGAGCTATGGTCCTTGTCAG TTTCCAACCCTAGGATTCATTGTTGAGCGTTTCTGGGAGATTCAAGCTCATGAACCTGAAGAGTTCTGGACAATAAATTGTACTCATACTTCAGATGAAGGCACTGCATCTTTTGGTTGGAT ACGTGGTCATTTGTTTGATTATTCATGTGCTATTAGTATCTATGAAATGTGTGTTTCAGAACCAATGGCAACA GTACAAAATGTTAGGAATCAAGAGAAGCTAAAATACCCCCCATATCCACTAAGTACAGTGGAGCTTCAGAAACGTGCTTCTAGGTACTTTAGAATGAGTTCAGAGCACACAATGAAG GTGGCTGAAGAACTTTATCAAGCTGGATTCATTAGTTATCCGAGGACAGAAACTGATAACTTCTCCCCAAACACTGACCTGCAT GCAATCGTACGTGAACAAGTGAATCATCCAGTTTGGGGAGCATATGCTCAGCGACTTCTAAATCCTGAAGCAAGACTTTGGAGGAATCCCAGTAATGGTGGTCATGATGACAAGGCACATCCTCCTATTCATCCAACCAAATTTTCAGAAGGTGAAAGAAACTGGAGTCCAGACCACACT AGATTGTATGAGTTTGTTGTCCGACATTTCCTTGCATGTTGCTCTCAACCGGCCGTTGGAGCTGAAACAACTGTGGAAATTGACATAGCTGGTGAACAGTTTAATGCATCAGGGCGTGTCATACTTGCT AAAAATTATCTGGATGTTTACCGCTTTGACTCATGGGGTGGAACGTTACTTCCAACATACAACATTGGGCAGCAG TTTGTTCCGACAACTTTAACACTTGATTCTGGAGTGACTCGGCCACCGCCTCTTCTGGCTGAAGCCGACCTTCTTAGCTGTATGGATAAA GCAGGAATTGGCACTGATGCAACCATGCATGATCACATAAAAAAGTTGCTTGACCGTTGTTATGCAACCAAAGATGAAAACACACGTTTCTCCCCGACAAATCTT GGTGAGGCATTGGTGATGGGTTATGATGAAATGGG GTATGAGCTTTGGAAGCCTTATTTAAGATCAATGATGGAAGCTGATATGAAATCAGTTAGCGTGGGTACTAAGAGTAAATCAGAAGTACTTGAGAGTTGTTTGCAGCAGATGAAGGCCTGTTTTCTTGAC GCAAGGGTGAAGAAAGCAAAACTCCTTGATGCAATGGGGACATTCTTTGCAAG GTCTAATAGGCCTATAAATGAAACTCAAAATCCAGTAGAGGTTGTGAGGCCTTGTGGTGCATGCAATGGATCTGAAATGTTGCTTAAGCGAAGGGCG AGTGGTGAATTTATGGTTGGGTGCCGAAGTTATCCACAA TGTAGAAACGTGGTATGGCTCCCAGGATCTCTTTCAGAAGCGGCTGTAACTAATCAAGTTTGTCCTATCTGCGCACCAG GCCCTGTTTATAAGATTCAATTCAAGTTCCGTCGGAGGGATATTCCACCAAATTTCGATGTTGATCACCTAG GTTGTGTTGGTGGTTGTGATGATATCCTCAAAGACCTTATGGAGATAAGTAGGTTTGGAAGTCGCAGCCAGGCTGCAACACCAG CAAGAGGACCAACACCAAATGGTGTGGGTCAGGGGACTCCAAGACAGGATTTACATACTATTTTTCGTCCGGCAAGCCAGCTTAATAATGATAACCCATCGGTTATGCATTCTCAAGGTTTCCGTTCAACCCATACCCAAAATCCAAGTAATGCATCAG ATGCAGGTCAAGTGCTGTGCACCTCATGTGGAGCGCTTTGCATATCACGAATTGCTAATACAGAGGCTAACAGGGGGAGGAGGTTCTACAAATGTCAAGATCCTGGCTGTGGCTTCTTCAA ATGGGAAGACGAAGTGGACAATGGTACGGGGAGAGGCCGCCGTGGGCGCGGCAGCAGCAGGCAGGCGTCTGCGTCTGCATCTGCAGGACGGAGAGGCGGAGGCCGGAGAGGCAGAGGCCGTAACGCTGACGGCGGGATGTTCGTTTCAGCGACGGGCGACACCGTGCTCGGCTGCTGCTTTAACTGCGGCGATCCTTCCCACTTCGCAAACGCCTGCCCGAACCGGAGATAG